The sequence TGGTGGGCGAGCGCAAGCAGACCGACTTCGAGCGCATCGGCGATAATGTCGTCGAGGAGACCTACGAGATCGAGTTGCGCAACCAGAAGGAGAGCGAGGACGTGGTCATCCGCGTGGTCGAGCATCTCTCGCGCGGGACGAACTGGCAGATCCGGGACGCTTCGCCGGTGGATTTCGAGAAGACCGACAGCGCCACCATCGAATGGAAAATCCCGGTCCCGGCCCAGGGCAAGGCCACCGTCAAGTACACGGTGCGCTATACGTTCTAAGCCGAGGCGAGCTTGCCCATGACCAGCGCCGCCCCTTCCCCCTGTCGCCGATCCGACCTGCCCATCGCCCTCTTCGATTCGGGCGCCGGCGGGCTATCGGTCTGGCGGGAAGTGGCGGCGCTGCTACCCAACGAAAGCACGATCTACCTGGCCGACCACGCCCATGTCCCCTACGGCGCCCGCCCTGCCGCCGAGATCGAGGCCCTGACCCACGCGGCGGTGGCGTGGCTGCTGGCCCAGGGCGCCAAGCTGGTGGTTATTGCCTGCAACACGGCCTCGGCGGCAGCCCTGGTCAGCCTGCGCCAACGCTGGCCGGACATCGCCATCGTCGGCATGGAGCCGGCGGTCAAACCGGCCAGCGAGCGCACGCGCAGCGGCAAGGTGGCAGTGATGGCCACGCCGGGGACGCTGCAAGCTGGCCGTTTCAGCAGCCTGGTCGAGCGTTACGCCGGCGGGGTGGAGGTGTACACCCAGGTCTGTCCGGGGCTGGTCGAGCATGTGGAGGCAGGGGACCTCGACGGCCCGGCCCTGGAAACCGCTCTGCACGGCTACCTCGATCCGCTGGTGGCCGCCGGCGTCGATCACCTGGTGCTCGGCTGCACCCACTATCCGTTTCTGCTCCCGGCCATCCGCCGGGTGGTGGGTGAGACGATGACGATCATCGACCCGGCCCCGGCCGTGGCGCGGCAGGCGCAGCGCCTGCTACAGGCGGACGGTTGTCTGGCCCCGCCGAGGGAACGCCCCAGCCACCGCTTCTACACCACCGGCGAGGCCGAGACCCTGACCCGCGGCCTCGCCCGGCTGCTGCACCTGGCCCAGCCCCACCCCACGGCCCAACAGGTTCGCCTCGAATCGCCGCTCACCGTCCGCACAGAGTGAAGCGGAGGACGGAGGACGGAGGACGCACGCCCCCCATCAGCCGCCCCCCGGAACTCGCCTCACGCCTCACGCAGCACGCATCACGGAACACGGAACCCGGAACCCGCAAACCCGCATCACCCCTCCCGCAACCCATCCAGCACGGCCTGGGCCGCAGCCAGGGCCAGGCCCGGCTCGACGGCATGGCCGCAGCCACGCAACCCGGCTTCGAGCGCGCCCAGGGTGGCCAGGGTGTCGTTGCGCCCGATGATGCCCATGTGGCCGATGCGGAAATATTCGGCGCGGATGGCCGGGTGCAGCCCGCCCGCCAGGATGGCCCCCGACGCCCGGACTTTGGGCAGCAGCCCAGCGTCCACCCCCGCCGGATAGCGCGGGCAGGTGAGGGTGTGGGCGGCATGAGCAGGGTGGGTGGGCACCTGGCCCAGGCCCAGGGCGCTCACCCCGGCTTTGAAGGCGTCACTGACCAGGCGATGGCGGGCAAAGACCTGGTCCACGCCCTCGGCCAGGATGCCGGCCAGACTGACGGCCAGGGCCAGCACCAGGTTGACGGCGGGGGTGGCAAAGTAGGCCGGGCGGCCGGCCTCATAGGCCTGCATGATCGGCAACCACAGGCCCCAATCGCTGTAGTAGGCGGCCACGGGCGTGCGGCGGCCTTGCCATCTGGCCAGAGCCGCCGGCGAGGCCACGAACAAAGCCAGGCCAGGCGGCGTCCCCATCGCCTTTTGCGAGGCAGTGAGAAAGACATCGACGCCCCACTCGCCCTGGCGCAGCTCTTCGCCGCCCGCCGAACAAACGCCATCGACCACCATCAGCGCCCCGGCGGCCTTGACCACACTGGCGATGCCTTGCGCATCGGTGAGGACGCCGGTCGAGGTATCGACATGGGTGAGCGTGACCAGGTCGTAATCGGCCTGCGCCAGCCGGTCGGACACCTGTGCGGCGGCGATGGTCTCGCCGGGCGCGGCGCTGAGGACGTCGACCGCCGCCCCGTAGCGGCGACAGATGTCGGCCATGCGCTGGCTGAAGAAGCCGGTGTCGATGACCAGGGCGCGGTCGCCCGGCTCGACCAGGTTGGCGATGGCGCTATCCATGGCCAGGGTGCCGGAACCGGTGAGGATGAAGGGTTGAGCCTCTTCACCGGCCTGAAAGACGGCGCGCAGGTCTTTGAGGGCCTGGCCGAAGACAGGGATGAAGGTGGGATCGACATGGCCGGGGCTGGGCCGGCTCATGGCGGCCAGTACGTCATCTGCAAACTCAATCGGGCCGG comes from Caldilineales bacterium and encodes:
- the murI gene encoding glutamate racemase, coding for MTSAAPSPCRRSDLPIALFDSGAGGLSVWREVAALLPNESTIYLADHAHVPYGARPAAEIEALTHAAVAWLLAQGAKLVVIACNTASAAALVSLRQRWPDIAIVGMEPAVKPASERTRSGKVAVMATPGTLQAGRFSSLVERYAGGVEVYTQVCPGLVEHVEAGDLDGPALETALHGYLDPLVAAGVDHLVLGCTHYPFLLPAIRRVVGETMTIIDPAPAVARQAQRLLQADGCLAPPRERPSHRFYTTGEAETLTRGLARLLHLAQPHPTAQQVRLESPLTVRTE
- a CDS encoding alanine--glyoxylate aminotransferase family protein, which codes for MTRPRLMIPGPIEFADDVLAAMSRPSPGHVDPTFIPVFGQALKDLRAVFQAGEEAQPFILTGSGTLAMDSAIANLVEPGDRALVIDTGFFSQRMADICRRYGAAVDVLSAAPGETIAAAQVSDRLAQADYDLVTLTHVDTSTGVLTDAQGIASVVKAAGALMVVDGVCSAGGEELRQGEWGVDVFLTASQKAMGTPPGLALFVASPAALARWQGRRTPVAAYYSDWGLWLPIMQAYEAGRPAYFATPAVNLVLALAVSLAGILAEGVDQVFARHRLVSDAFKAGVSALGLGQVPTHPAHAAHTLTCPRYPAGVDAGLLPKVRASGAILAGGLHPAIRAEYFRIGHMGIIGRNDTLATLGALEAGLRGCGHAVEPGLALAAAQAVLDGLREG